A window of Haloarcula sp. DT43 genomic DNA:
CAGAGGGAGCCACAGTGGGCGGGACAGTAGACACTCGATAGGGAGAGACGCAATTCTATCAGGTTCACAATATAGGCATTTTCGCGCGTTATCAGACTTCCACATCGTCGCTTGGACGGCCCACAACAACACTCGAAACGGGGGGTGTCACAGCAGCGGAAACGGTGGGGTGCCACCTCTCGACAAGACCACGCTCACGACGACCGCGACAGCCGTGGCCGAGGTGGTGGTGACCTCGAAAGCCCACGGGTGCTCGACCGACCGTTCCGGGACCGCCGCTGCGCTCCTCGCGAGCTGCGGTGCTTGCGGGGTCCGGGACGGTTCGAGCCCCCGTCCCCTTTCAGTCCTCCCGAGGGGGGTTGCGACGAGGGGAGAAACAGACGGTGAATGGAAACTGGATCCTGTATCAGAAAGTCGAGATATCTACCAGAGGCCTGACCTCCAACCAGACGCCAGCACGGTGGAACCACGACCAGCGACACGAGCCCGAAACCCACCCAACAGCACAGCGTTGTAGTGGAAGCTATAGAAATAAAGATGAAAAGACAAAAAACGTAAAAAGTTTGAGACCACATGAGACATATCCAGTTAAAAATTTATACGTAACCTGATAGGTGAAGGGAAAGAGACGGACCTGGTTCTCCGTCGCGGATTATAGACAGCCCTCACTCAACTGAGGGTTACAGACGATGACCAGAACAGAATCAGCGGGCAGTCGCACTGAAAGAACGAACGGCATGTCGCGATATTCAGCGAGTCGGCTGGAGTGAGAATTGTATGAAATCCAACCTAATCAAATACGCGCTCGTCGGGTGCATCGGCATTATCTGGATGATGTTCGTCGAGTCAGGCAGAGGGCCAGCGCTCGATGTATATCGTCTCGTCAGTGTAGAACCGGATCATATCGTCGGCCTGTGCGTGGAGGTCTCCGAAGAACGACGCCTTCCGCCCCCCGAAGTGGAAAAACGCCATTGGGGCGGCCGTCCCAGCATTCACCGCCAGATTCCCCGCCTCCGTGTTCTGGCGGAAGGTACTGGCTTCCGCGCCGCGTTCGGTGAAGAGACTTGCGGCGTTACCGAACTCGCTACGGTTCAGTCGCGCGATGGCGTTCTCGAAGCTGTCGTATCTGGCGAGTGCAACGACTGGGCCGAACACCTCATCCTGCGAGATATCGAACTCCTCCTCGACATTGCCCAGAACCGTCGGACCGAGGAAATTGCCGTCCGGATACCCATCGACGGATACATCCCGACCATCACGAAGCAGGGTCGCACCGTCTTGTAGCGCGCCGTCGATGTACTCCCGAACACGGGACTCGTGTTCTGGCGTGATGAGCGCACCCATGTCTACGTCGTTGAGGCCGTACCCGACGGTCATCTCGTCGGCCTGTTTGATCAGTTCCTCGGCGAACTCCTCGTAGATTGACTTCTGGACGAGCACGACATCGTTGGCCAGACAGCGCTCACCGGCGCAGGCACATGCCGACGACAGCGTCTTCTCGACCGAGAACTTGATATCGGCGCTGTCGGAGACGATGACGTGATTCTTCGCACCGCCCTGTGCCTGAACGCGCTTGCCGGCTGCGGCAGTCGTTTCGTAGATGTGCTTGGCTACCGGTGTCGAACCAACGAAGGAGACGCCCGCGACGCCCTCATGAGTGATGAGGTCGGTCACCGTGTCGGCGCTGCCGTTGACCAGATTGACGACGCCGTCCGGGAAGCCAGCCTCGTCAAGGAGTTCGAACATCCGCTGGCTGACAAGTGGGTCCCGCTCGGACGGCTTGAGGACAAACGCGTTCCCCGTCGCGACTGCGTACGGGAGAAACCACAGTGGGATCATTCCGGGGAAATTGAACGGTGTGACGGCGACGAATGTCCCCAGCGGCTTTCGAATGGCTGTTTCGTCGATACCAGGAGCAGCGTTCGGTAAGTGGCCTCCCTGCATCATTGAGGGGATGCCACAGGCGACTTCGACGTTCTCGATACCCCGACGGAGTTCGCCCATCGCCTCTTGCTTCGTCTTCCCGTGTTCAGTGACGATAGTTTCCGCAAGCTCCTCCTGGTGCTCTTCCAGTAGTTGTTTAAAACGGAAGAGCGGTTGAATTCGCTCCTCGACCGCTCTGTTCTGCCACGACTCGAACGCCTCGTTGCCGGCGTCGACAGCGCGGTCCACATCAGCACTGCTGCTGTAGGTCAGTTCAGCCAGAGTGTCACTCGTCGCAGGGTTGACGATGGGTTCGCCGTCATCACCGCTGGTGTCGACCCACCCGCCGCCAACGTAATTTCGGACCTGCCGTGTCATACCTCACGTTTCATCACCTGATTACTTCAACACCCCCTCTTATGCCAAATATAAATCCGTCCGGTGACCGCTTGGAAATTGAAAAATCAATTCACCATCTAGTTTGAGGCGGGATACGTTGAGAGCAATAGCCATGGGCGTTCGCAACGCTGTTGTATTGTTCTGTTCGTACGATGACAGACTCCCCCGCCATCTTCGAACTGCGTGATTCGCTGTACTATCTTCCGACGAGTCGGACATCAATTATCTACTGAGTGGCAGCGCATGATTCGACGGTACTCTAGTGAACATCACCGCCGACAGCGAGTTCGCGGGTCGTGTGTTGTGACCAAGGCCCTGTGTGCCCATATTTCACCACCAAACGGACCGCTGCCGGGCGTTCCCAGTCTGACGGACAGGACTTAGTATCTCGTGGGTCTCACTAGAATCATGTCGGAGATCTCTCTCAGTATCCCGGACCCGAAACGACTCGCGGCGGCCAACGATGTCGTCCGGGAGGCTCTGCCTCGGTTCGCTCCTGCGTCAGTCGAGTGGGAGACCGAGAGCATCGCAAACGTACCAGCTGCGGGGCGAGCGGCCATTGATGCCCTCCCAGCACTCGACTCACTCCCGTCCGGTTCGGAAATCGCTGTGACAGCTGGGAGCCGTGGCATCCGGGACTTTCCTCGAATTATCTCCGGCGCTGTCGAAGCGTTACAGGACAGGGGATACAAACCGTTTGTGTTCCCCTCGATGGGGAGCCATGGCGGTGCGACCGCCGACGGGCAACGGGCGGTCCTCGCCGACCTCGGAATGACGCCGGATTCGCTGGGATGTCCGATCCGCTCGTCGATGGAGACTGTGGAGGTCGGTCCGGATGAGGGGCGGACAGTCTACGTTGATGCCAATGCTGCCGACGCCGATGCCATTCTCATCGCCAACCGGGTCAAGCCACATACGGACTTCACCGACACAATCGAGTCCGGCCTCTGCAAAATGGCGGTCATTGGGATGGGCAAACACCGTGGGGCCGAAATGATGCACAATGCGGGCTTGACGGGCGATATGGGTAAGGAGATCCGCGAGCGGGCAGCGATCCTGTTCGACGAACTACCGATCCTCGGCGGTATTGCGCTTGTCGAAAACGCACACGACCGAGCAACACACATAGAGGGGATACCGACAGAGCAGATACTCGAACGGGAATCGGAGCTGCTGGAGCGTGCCTATCGGGAATTGCCGATGCTCCCCGTTGACGACTTGGACCTGCTCATCGTTGACGAGATGGGTAAGGAAGTGAGCGGCACCGGTCTGGATACGAACGTCATCGGGCGGACGTACTTCGAGGGGGAGCCGGAACCTGACCGACCGAACTACACACGCATCTACGTCCGCTCGCTGACGCCGCCGTCACACGGCAACGGACTAGGGATCGGTCTCGCTGATATAGTCCACGAGGACCTCGTACGTGAGCTTAATCTCGGCGACACCTACGTCAACATCGCTACGAGCGGGGAAACGAAGCGGGCGAAGATTCCACTGATTGTCCCGGACGACGAAAGTGCGCTGTTACTCGCACCGTCGATAACAGGAACACCCGACCCGGGGAAATTGCGGATTGTACGGATTCCGAACACGATGGAGCCCGGCCAGTTGTTCGTCTCGGAGCCGGTTGCCAACGACCTTGAAGACAACGAGTCCGTCACCGTTGGTGAACTCCGGGAACTAGAACTAGATGATGGCACGCTAGCTTCCGACCCGTACGGTATCTGAAGCGAACTCGGCTTGCGAATCTCGTCACCGCACTCAGAAGTGACTGAACTTGTCCCGTCGGTAGATGTCGATGCTGTTGATGTGTGTCGGCGGGT
This region includes:
- the mmsA gene encoding CoA-acylating methylmalonate-semialdehyde dehydrogenase — translated: MTRQVRNYVGGGWVDTSGDDGEPIVNPATSDTLAELTYSSSADVDRAVDAGNEAFESWQNRAVEERIQPLFRFKQLLEEHQEELAETIVTEHGKTKQEAMGELRRGIENVEVACGIPSMMQGGHLPNAAPGIDETAIRKPLGTFVAVTPFNFPGMIPLWFLPYAVATGNAFVLKPSERDPLVSQRMFELLDEAGFPDGVVNLVNGSADTVTDLITHEGVAGVSFVGSTPVAKHIYETTAAAGKRVQAQGGAKNHVIVSDSADIKFSVEKTLSSACACAGERCLANDVVLVQKSIYEEFAEELIKQADEMTVGYGLNDVDMGALITPEHESRVREYIDGALQDGATLLRDGRDVSVDGYPDGNFLGPTVLGNVEEEFDISQDEVFGPVVALARYDSFENAIARLNRSEFGNAASLFTERGAEASTFRQNTEAGNLAVNAGTAAPMAFFHFGGRKASFFGDLHAQADDMIRFYTDETIYIERWPSA
- a CDS encoding nickel pincer cofactor-dependent isomerase, group 22 codes for the protein MSLSIPDPKRLAAANDVVREALPRFAPASVEWETESIANVPAAGRAAIDALPALDSLPSGSEIAVTAGSRGIRDFPRIISGAVEALQDRGYKPFVFPSMGSHGGATADGQRAVLADLGMTPDSLGCPIRSSMETVEVGPDEGRTVYVDANAADADAILIANRVKPHTDFTDTIESGLCKMAVIGMGKHRGAEMMHNAGLTGDMGKEIRERAAILFDELPILGGIALVENAHDRATHIEGIPTEQILERESELLERAYRELPMLPVDDLDLLIVDEMGKEVSGTGLDTNVIGRTYFEGEPEPDRPNYTRIYVRSLTPPSHGNGLGIGLADIVHEDLVRELNLGDTYVNIATSGETKRAKIPLIVPDDESALLLAPSITGTPDPGKLRIVRIPNTMEPGQLFVSEPVANDLEDNESVTVGELRELELDDGTLASDPYGI